A region of Onychomys torridus chromosome 10, mOncTor1.1, whole genome shotgun sequence DNA encodes the following proteins:
- the LOC118592434 gene encoding pirin-like, with protein sequence MASSKKVTLSVLSQEQSEAVGARVRRSSGRPELKNLDPFLLFDEFKGGRSGGFPDHPHRGFETVSYLLEGGSMAHEDFCGHVGKMNPGDQQWMTAGQGILHAEMPCSEEPAHGLQLWVNLRRSEKMVEPQYQELKSEEIPKPTKDGVTVAVISGETLGIKSKVYTRIPTLYLDFKLDQGAKHSQPIPNGWTSFIYTVSGDVYIGPDGAQQKIEPHHTAVLGEGDSVQVENKDPPKSHFVLISGEPLREPVVQHGPFVMNTNEEISEAILDFRNAKNGFEGAKIWRSKIGNL encoded by the coding sequence ATGGCATCCTCTAAGAAGGTTACTCTCTCAGTGCTGAGTCAGGAGCAGTCAGAGGCGGTTGGAGCTCGGGTCCGCAGAAGCAGTGGCAGACCTGAGTTGAAAAATCTGGATCCATTTTTACTGTTTGatgagtttaaaggaggaaggTCGGGAGGGTTTCCTGATCACCCACACCGAGGTTTTGAAACAGTATCTTACCTTCTGGAAGGGGGCAGCATGGCCCATGAAGACTTCTGCGGGCATGTTGGTAAAATGAACCCAGGAGACCAACAGTGGATGACTGCAGGCCAGGGCATTCTGCATGCTGAGATGCCCTGCTCAGAGGAGCCAGCCCATGGCTTACAGCTGTGGGTGAATCTGAGACGCTCAGAAAAGATGGTGGAACCTCAGTACCAGGAACTGAAAAGTGAAGAGATCCCGAAACCCACCAAGGATGGCGTGACAGTCGCTGTCATTTCAGGAGAAACCTTGGGGATTAAGTCTAAGGTTTACACACGTATACCAACCTTGTATCTGGACTTCAAGTTGGACCAAGGAGCAAAGCATTCCCAGCCTATTCCTAATGGGTGGACAAGCTTCATTTACACTGTCTCTGGAGATGTATATATTGGACCTGATGGTGCTCAGCAAAAGATAGAACCCCATCACACAGCAGTGCTTGGAGAAGGTGACAGTGTCCAGGTAGAAAATAAGGACCCCCCAAAAAGCCATTTTGTCTTAATTTCTGGGGAACCATTAAGAGAACCAGTTGTCCAACATGGTCCATTTGTGATGAACACCAATGAAGAAATTTCTGAGGCCATTCTTGATTTCAGAAATGCAAAAAATGGTTTTGAGGGGGCCAAAATCTGGAGGTCAAAGATTGGAAACCTGTAA